In the genome of Natronorubrum daqingense, the window CATCCCCATCGTCACCTGCAGGCTCGGCCACACGCGAGACACCTCCTCGCTGACGATGGTACTCGTCAGCGGGTCGTCGAAGCGTTCCTCGGCGTACGGCCCCACGTCTATTTCGGCCATCTTTTGCATGTAGTCGATCGCGTCGTCTTTCGACAGGGGTTCGCGATCGGCCTCGGGTAACTCCGGTGCGATCTCTTCGTCCATGAACTCTCGAACCGAGTCTCGAACCATCCGTTGTTCGTCGTTGAGCATCATCGTGTATTCACTCCTGACAGCAACTCGACTATCTCTGCAGATTATGTTAAAACTTCTCACAAGAAGGGGAAGAACAAAACGCGACTCGAGCGCGGGGATCCGGACGACGCGTCGCTCGGACGCCAAAACGACGCTGCTCGGAGAAGTATCGTGCGCTCGAGCGCTCAACTCGGGAGTTCGCCGGCGTCTTGAAGGCCGTCGACGATGTCGTCGGCGACTTCCTCGGGGCCGTGGTAGGGGTATCGATCGGAGTCGCCGCCGTCGGACGCGTTCTGGAGTTCCATAATCGACATCGAGAAGTCGCCCGACTCGAACGTCGTGGCCGGGCCGTTTGGCAACGCCGGGAGGAACTCCATCGGGTTCGAGACGGGGTAGTCTGCACCGTCGAACGCCTCGACGAGCTGTGATCGGATCTCTTCGGGATCTGGCTCGGACATAGTACGGTTTGTGGTAACAGTATCCATCCACATAATCTTTTCCGCCGAGCAATCTCCGTTGATTCAAGCAACCAACACCTCGCACACACGCAACTGACTGGTCGAAACGGCCGACTGTGGCTCCGTCGCTTCGTCGCGCCAATGACCTTTGTTACCGGCCAGCGTGGCACACCACCACAATCTATTTGGCGACCGTCGGAAAAACGCCGTCCATGACTGCACTCGCTGTCAGGAGGCACGACTGTGGCTGAACCGATCGTCGCCGGCGTCGCCGAGAGCGACCTCGGTGAAACACCCGACCGAAACTGGCTCGACAACGCGGGCATCGCGACCGTTCGCGCACTCGAGGACGCCGGGCTGGCACTCGAGGACGTCGACGGCGTCGCCGTCGCCGGCGGGAACGACTACATGCCCGCGCTGGTCCTCTCGGAATATCTCGACCTCGAGGAGCCGTCGGTGCTCGAGGGCACCGAAATCGGCGGCTCATCGTTCGAGAGTTTCTGCGGGCACATCGGCGACGCGATGGCTCGCGGGCGAGCGGACGTCGTCGTGATCGCCTACGGCTCGACGCGCAAGACCGGACCCGGCCGGGATCAGTCCCTCGAGATCACCCACCCCGTCGACGGGTTCGTCCGGCCGACGGGGCTCTTTCGCCCGCCCGGTGCGTACGCGATGGCCGCCCAGCGGCACATGCACGAGTACGGGACGACCGAGGAGCAATTGGCCGAAATCGCCGTCTCAACGCGCGAGTGGGCCTCAATGAACCCCAAAGCGGCACACCAGGACTCGATCAGCGTCGACGACGTCCTCGAGTCGCGTCAAATCGCGGAGCCGTTCAACCTCCTCGACTGCTGTCTCGTCTCCGACGGCGGTGGCGCGGTCGTGTTGGCCTCCGAGGAGAAGGCTCGAGAACTCGGGGTTCCCGAAATCGCCGTCTCCGGCGTCGCCTCGACGAGCACGCACCGACAGGACATCAGCGAGATGCCCGACATGACGACCACCGGCGCGGCTGTGACGGGACCGAAGGCGTTCGAACAGGCCGGGATCACCCCCGACGACGTGGACGTCGCCCAACTCTACGATTCGTTCACCTACACCGCGCTCGTGACGCTCGAGGATCTCGGCTTTTGTGAGAAAGGCGAAGGCGGCTCGTTCGTCGAAGGTGGAACCACGGCTCCGGGCGGCGAGTTGCCGATGAACACGCAGGGCGGCGGCCTGTCGTACTGCCACCCCGGCCACTTCGGCGTGTTCGTACTCATCGAGGCCGTCCGCCAACTTCGGGGCGACTACACGGGTGATCGACAGGTCGACGGCGCGGAGGTCGCCGTCGCACACGGCACCGGGGGCATCCTCTCCTCGAGTAGCACCGTCGTCCTCCGGAGGGAAGCATGAGCGGCTCCGAACCCGCCCCCGTCGAGGATCGACGAGACTCGTGGGAGGGGCCGGTCCCGATTCCCAGCGGCGCGAACGAGACGTTCTGGGAAGCAACGCTCGAGGGCGAGTTGCTGTACCAGCGCTGTGAGGAGTGTGGAACGTCACAGCTCTACCCGCGAGCGGTCTGTACGGGGTGTGGGACCACCGATCCGCCGTTCGAGACGAGTGAGGGCGTCGGGACGGTGTACTCCTACACCGTCTGTCACGTTCCCGGCGAACCCGGCTTTAGCGACCGCACGCCGTACGCCGTCGCCGCGGTGGCGCTCGAGGAGGGACCGCGGCTGCTCGCTTTGCTCGATTGCGATCCGGAGGCGGTCGAAGTCGGCATGCCACTCGAGGTCACGTTCTGGCAGGTCTCCGAAGAGGCGGCGATCCCGGTGTTCGTGCCTCGGTGAGTGGGCTGCGCGAAGAGCGTCGTCACTATCTGATTTTCCTATTCGAACACCTGGATGGCCTCGAGTTGGCTCCCCTCGAGAATTTCTCGTGACGGCTGAAGCGACGGTCGCTCGCTCAGTCGTCGGACAGCGTCGCCGTGGCGGAGCCGGTCAGCAGCGTTTCGCCGCGTTGGTTCTCGACAGCGAGATCGATCTCGACGCCGCCGTCGTCGGGGTGGCTCTCGACGACTTCAGCCGTCGCGGCGATCGAGTCGCCGGGGAAGACCTGCGACTGGAAGCGGACGCTGAAGGAATCGACGGCCGCGAGGCCGAACCAGTCGGTGACCGCTCGAGAGGCGACGCCGGCGGTGAACATTCCCTGCCCGAAGACGCTCTCGTTACCCGCTTCGCGGGCGTAGGGTTCGTCGTAGTGAATCGGGTTGAAGTCCCCGCTCGCGCCCGCGTACTTGACGAAGTGCATTCGCTCGAGGTCCTCGACGACGACCGTCGGTCCCGTATCGCCGACGGCGAGGTCGTCCGCGGAACGAACGCGTTCGACCTCCGTCGCGGGTGGGACGGTGTCGTCTGTAGCCGTCGAATCGTCTCCGTCCGTCGGGTCCTCACCGTCACCGGCGTCGCTCTCGTCGTCGTCGACGGCGCCGTCGGTCTCGATGACCGTCGCGCGGTCGGTGAGTACGAGGTCGTCGCCCTCGTCGCGGTACTCGG includes:
- a CDS encoding MTH865 family protein — encoded protein: MSEPDPEEIRSQLVEAFDGADYPVSNPMEFLPALPNGPATTFESGDFSMSIMELQNASDGGDSDRYPYHGPEEVADDIVDGLQDAGELPS
- a CDS encoding FAS1-like dehydratase domain-containing protein, yielding MADLEAMVGDSRVTVEDFRIEPGKVEEFARSITDPNPVFRDADVAAERGFDRLPAPLTYARVSRFPRYRPDDLEMYGFDLGFRPEYVLHGEQGYEYERPLQVGDVLTGTTTLTDVFQRDGGRAGTMTFAVYETEYRDEGDDLVLTDRATVIETDGAVDDDESDAGDGEDPTDGDDSTATDDTVPPATEVERVRSADDLAVGDTGPTVVVEDLERMHFVKYAGASGDFNPIHYDEPYAREAGNESVFGQGMFTAGVASRAVTDWFGLAAVDSFSVRFQSQVFPGDSIAATAEVVESHPDDGGVEIDLAVENQRGETLLTGSATATLSDD
- a CDS encoding acetyl-CoA acetyltransferase, which codes for MAEPIVAGVAESDLGETPDRNWLDNAGIATVRALEDAGLALEDVDGVAVAGGNDYMPALVLSEYLDLEEPSVLEGTEIGGSSFESFCGHIGDAMARGRADVVVIAYGSTRKTGPGRDQSLEITHPVDGFVRPTGLFRPPGAYAMAAQRHMHEYGTTEEQLAEIAVSTREWASMNPKAAHQDSISVDDVLESRQIAEPFNLLDCCLVSDGGGAVVLASEEKARELGVPEIAVSGVASTSTHRQDISEMPDMTTTGAAVTGPKAFEQAGITPDDVDVAQLYDSFTYTALVTLEDLGFCEKGEGGSFVEGGTTAPGGELPMNTQGGGLSYCHPGHFGVFVLIEAVRQLRGDYTGDRQVDGAEVAVAHGTGGILSSSSTVVLRREA
- a CDS encoding Zn-ribbon domain-containing OB-fold protein encodes the protein MSGSEPAPVEDRRDSWEGPVPIPSGANETFWEATLEGELLYQRCEECGTSQLYPRAVCTGCGTTDPPFETSEGVGTVYSYTVCHVPGEPGFSDRTPYAVAAVALEEGPRLLALLDCDPEAVEVGMPLEVTFWQVSEEAAIPVFVPR